From one Luteipulveratus mongoliensis genomic stretch:
- a CDS encoding sugar ABC transporter ATP-binding protein: MASTHEERREDVPVLETVGGTKRFVGTLALNDVSFQLRPGEVHALVGENGAGKSTLIKVLTGVYQLDGGELRHRGEPVSFGRPVDAQRAGISTIYQEVNLIPLRSVAANVFLGREPTRYGLVDRKRMHREAAELLERYGIHGDVGRPLGTLGVGAQQMVALARAVHAEAHVVIMDEPTSSLEPREVETLFEVIERLHEDGIAILYVSHRLDELYRICDRVTVLRDGRLVHTGDLADLKRIDLVSKMLGREVSDIRRHGSTTFGETDHAVVDEGRGEPLLQAQRLVSAPKVRDVSVEIHAGEVVGLAGLLGAGRSETARAILGALPLSSGTVLLGGKALPSGNVGAATRAGISMLAEDRKLDGIIPHLSIRENIVLAALPRLSRFGVVDRARQDEVVQTFMERLRIKASSPDQKVVELSGGNQQKVLLARWLCTQPKVLLLDEPTRGIDIGAKAEVQALIDELASDGLGVLLVSSELDELVDGSDRVMVLRDGEVVGELSGDDLTRDRILDAIAGDHQEESA, from the coding sequence ATGGCGAGCACCCACGAGGAGCGGCGGGAGGACGTACCCGTCCTCGAAACCGTAGGCGGCACAAAGCGATTCGTCGGCACGCTGGCGCTCAACGACGTGTCGTTCCAGCTGCGTCCGGGTGAGGTGCACGCCCTCGTCGGCGAGAACGGCGCCGGCAAGTCGACGTTGATCAAGGTGCTGACCGGCGTCTACCAGCTCGACGGCGGTGAGCTGCGGCATCGCGGCGAGCCGGTGTCGTTCGGGCGTCCGGTCGATGCGCAGCGGGCGGGGATCTCGACCATCTACCAAGAGGTCAATCTCATCCCGCTGCGCAGCGTCGCGGCCAACGTGTTCCTCGGTCGTGAGCCGACGCGATACGGCCTGGTCGACCGCAAGCGGATGCATCGTGAGGCAGCCGAGCTGCTCGAGCGGTACGGCATTCACGGCGACGTGGGTCGGCCGCTCGGCACGCTCGGTGTCGGTGCCCAGCAGATGGTGGCGCTCGCCCGTGCGGTGCACGCGGAGGCGCACGTGGTGATCATGGACGAGCCGACGTCCTCGCTGGAGCCCCGCGAGGTCGAGACGCTCTTCGAGGTGATCGAGCGACTGCACGAGGACGGCATCGCGATCCTCTACGTCAGCCACCGGCTCGATGAGCTCTACCGCATCTGCGACCGGGTGACGGTGCTGCGCGACGGGCGGCTGGTCCACACCGGCGACCTCGCGGACCTGAAGCGCATCGACCTGGTCTCCAAGATGCTCGGCCGCGAGGTGAGCGACATCCGGCGGCACGGCTCGACGACCTTCGGCGAGACCGACCACGCAGTCGTCGACGAGGGCCGCGGTGAGCCGCTGCTGCAGGCGCAGCGGCTGGTGAGTGCGCCGAAGGTACGCGATGTGTCGGTCGAGATCCACGCCGGCGAAGTGGTCGGTCTCGCCGGCCTGCTGGGTGCGGGTCGCAGTGAGACGGCGCGGGCGATCCTCGGAGCGTTGCCGTTGAGCTCGGGCACCGTCCTGCTCGGCGGCAAGGCGCTGCCCAGCGGCAATGTCGGTGCGGCGACTCGGGCCGGCATCAGCATGCTCGCCGAGGACCGCAAGCTCGACGGGATCATCCCTCACCTGTCCATCCGCGAGAACATCGTGCTCGCCGCCCTGCCCCGCCTTTCCCGCTTCGGCGTGGTCGACCGCGCACGCCAGGACGAGGTCGTACAGACCTTCATGGAGCGACTCCGGATCAAGGCGTCCAGCCCCGACCAGAAGGTCGTCGAGCTCTCCGGCGGCAACCAGCAGAAGGTGCTGCTCGCGCGCTGGCTCTGCACGCAGCCGAAGGTCCTGCTGCTCGACGAGCCGACGCGCGGTATCGACATCGGCGCCAAGGCCGAGGTGCAGGCACTCATCGACGAGCTCGCGTCCGATGGGCTCGGGGTGCTGCTCGTGTCGTCCGAGCTGGACGAGCTGGTCGACGGCTCGGACCGAGTCATGGTGCTGCGCGACGGCGAGGTGGTGGGCGAGCTCAGCGGCGACGACCTCACCCGTGACCGCATCCTCGACGCGATCGCCGGCGACCACCAGGAGGAGAGCGCATGA
- a CDS encoding ABC transporter permease, which translates to MTDLTVRGRSLDKSAVSRWLQEYGVYAAVAALLAFNIAFTDNFLSATNFRTQLVQAAPICIVALGMALVIGTEGVDLSVGSVMALSAALVPLYLGYGLVPAVLAALVAGLAVGALNGALVAYIGIQPIVATLALLVGGRGLALVIAHGQLVDVHDANLLSLGSGELLGIPVVVVIAAVLAVLVWLLVARTTFGRQLVAIGDNRTASTLAGLPVRRVLVGVYAICGVLAAVAGVLATARLGAGDPANTGQLMELSAITAVVVGGTPLSGGKVRILGTIFGALLMQLLRATLIKNDLPDSTAQMVQAVVIIGAVYVARERATR; encoded by the coding sequence ATGACCGACCTCACCGTCCGTGGCCGCTCGCTCGACAAGAGCGCCGTCTCCCGATGGCTGCAGGAGTACGGCGTCTACGCGGCCGTCGCCGCCCTGCTGGCCTTCAACATCGCCTTCACCGACAACTTCCTGTCTGCTACCAACTTCCGCACCCAGCTCGTCCAAGCAGCGCCGATCTGCATCGTCGCGCTCGGCATGGCCCTCGTCATCGGCACGGAAGGCGTTGACCTGTCGGTCGGCTCGGTGATGGCGCTGTCGGCCGCGCTCGTCCCGCTCTACCTCGGCTATGGCCTGGTGCCGGCCGTCCTGGCAGCCCTCGTCGCGGGGCTCGCAGTCGGTGCTCTGAACGGCGCGCTCGTCGCGTACATCGGCATCCAACCCATCGTCGCGACCCTCGCCCTCCTGGTCGGCGGGCGCGGGCTCGCTCTCGTCATCGCACACGGGCAGCTCGTCGACGTACACGACGCCAACCTGCTCTCGCTCGGCTCCGGCGAGCTCCTCGGAATCCCAGTCGTCGTCGTGATCGCCGCAGTTCTCGCCGTCCTGGTCTGGCTGCTCGTCGCCCGCACAACCTTCGGTCGACAGCTGGTCGCGATCGGCGACAACCGCACCGCGAGCACCCTCGCGGGCCTGCCCGTACGCCGGGTGCTCGTCGGCGTGTACGCCATCTGCGGGGTCCTCGCGGCCGTCGCCGGCGTGCTCGCCACGGCTCGCCTCGGAGCGGGCGACCCGGCGAACACCGGTCAGCTGATGGAGCTTTCGGCGATCACCGCGGTGGTCGTGGGCGGCACCCCGCTCAGCGGCGGCAAGGTGCGCATTCTCGGCACGATCTTCGGCGCACTGCTGATGCAGCTGCTGCGCGCGACGCTGATCAAGAACGACCTGCCGGACTCCACGGCGCAGATGGTGCAGGCCGTGGTGATCATCGGCGCGGTCTACGTCGCGCGAGAGCGAGCGACACGATGA
- a CDS encoding ABC transporter permease, with protein MSAPTPTDADTDMTSPDAPDTIEEQPASSPQVRQQLFASLLQRQGAAAALLLVVVISWITLPDFGSTDNLRDIALQSSFLAIIALGMTFVIITGGIDLSVGSVYALGGVLAAYGAQSGFLMGLLLPLVVCGAIGLVNGLLVARLGLPPFIVTLASLLFARGLLLAITNEGATTRKITDSTFLALGRNSFLGLGLPVWFAIGLCLVGGLVLRRTRFGESLFATGGSEGSALLMGLPVMRVKITVYALSGALSGLAGALTAAYLQSGVTVIGVGVELDAIAAVVIGGTLLSGGAGTVLGTAVGVLLRNVIQNVINQIGGLDSNYQSVISGAFLLVVVIVQRLLSQARPGRPR; from the coding sequence ATGAGCGCGCCCACGCCGACGGATGCGGACACCGACATGACTTCACCGGACGCGCCGGACACGATCGAGGAGCAGCCGGCGAGCTCACCTCAGGTCCGGCAGCAGCTGTTCGCGAGTCTGCTGCAGCGACAGGGAGCGGCGGCCGCACTGCTCCTCGTTGTGGTGATCTCGTGGATCACGCTGCCGGACTTCGGCTCGACCGACAACCTGCGCGACATCGCGCTGCAGAGCTCGTTCCTCGCGATCATCGCGCTCGGCATGACGTTCGTGATCATCACCGGCGGCATCGATCTGTCGGTCGGCTCGGTCTACGCACTGGGAGGCGTGCTGGCGGCGTACGGCGCGCAGTCCGGTTTCCTGATGGGCCTGCTGCTCCCGCTCGTCGTGTGCGGGGCGATCGGCCTGGTCAACGGGCTGCTGGTGGCGCGCCTCGGGCTGCCGCCGTTCATCGTGACGCTCGCGTCGCTGCTGTTCGCGCGCGGGCTGCTGCTCGCGATCACCAACGAGGGCGCGACGACCCGCAAGATCACCGACTCCACGTTCCTCGCGCTCGGACGCAACTCGTTCCTGGGGCTCGGTCTGCCGGTGTGGTTCGCGATCGGGCTGTGCCTGGTCGGTGGGCTCGTCCTGCGGCGGACGCGTTTCGGCGAATCGCTTTTCGCGACAGGCGGATCCGAGGGCTCCGCCCTGTTGATGGGCCTTCCAGTCATGCGGGTCAAGATCACGGTGTACGCCCTCAGCGGCGCGCTCTCCGGCCTCGCCGGGGCGCTCACTGCGGCCTACCTGCAGTCAGGCGTCACGGTCATCGGTGTCGGCGTCGAGCTGGACGCGATCGCGGCTGTCGTCATCGGCGGCACGCTGCTCAGCGGCGGTGCCGGCACGGTGCTCGGTACGGCTGTCGGTGTGCTGCTGCGCAACGTGATTCAGAACGTGATCAACCAGATCGGCGGTCTCGACAGCAACTACCAGTCGGTCATCAGCGGTGCGTTCCTGCTGGTGGTGGTCATCGTGCAGCGGCTGCTGTCGCAGGCTCGACCGGGACGCCCTCGATGA
- a CDS encoding RbsD/FucU domain-containing protein: MLRYSLIHPQILGALAAAGHGSTVLVADANYAHSTGTNPAAPVVQLNLAPGLVSVQQVLGALIGAAPFERARLMAPDDGSASPCAHTYAGILGPQVPVEVVPREQFKTACRSVDLALTIATGDDRYYANVLLTIGAMPPGGESS, translated from the coding sequence GTGCTGCGCTACTCGCTGATCCATCCGCAGATCCTTGGCGCGCTCGCCGCGGCCGGTCACGGGAGCACGGTGCTCGTCGCGGACGCCAACTACGCGCACAGCACCGGTACCAACCCGGCCGCGCCCGTCGTACAGCTCAACCTCGCGCCCGGCCTGGTCAGCGTGCAGCAGGTGCTCGGTGCACTGATCGGAGCGGCGCCGTTCGAGCGCGCGCGGCTGATGGCGCCGGACGACGGGAGCGCGTCACCGTGCGCCCACACGTACGCTGGCATCCTGGGTCCACAGGTGCCGGTCGAGGTTGTCCCGCGGGAGCAGTTCAAGACCGCCTGTCGCAGCGTCGATCTTGCGCTCACCATCGCCACCGGCGACGACCGCTACTACGCGAACGTGCTGCTCACGATCGGTGCCATGCCGCCCGGCGGGGAGTCGTCATGA
- a CDS encoding aminoglycoside phosphotransferase family protein: MVMPLTELTFTPATTGPVLDAVCGQLLLDPSNAVLLRHHTNAVYRLVSAPIVVKISRPGARDVESTVNLVRWLAAHDVPSVSLVDEIEQPITVAGCEITLWKYLPQIHEISAGDIATPLAALHRTPPPPDLPRLDPMPDVERSLAASRFLSDDEKTILQQRSDELTTAWVNLKFDSGGVLLHTDPQHRNTLWEESGKRAVLCDWESATIGPAEWDLVTIEIHCRRFGHETSQMDEFCRWYGRDVRDWPGYVVVRDIRELKMIASNARKSAPGTPHADEVRRRIALLDDGPERRWYIL, encoded by the coding sequence ATGGTGATGCCGCTGACAGAGCTGACCTTCACACCTGCTACGACTGGCCCCGTTTTGGACGCCGTCTGTGGCCAACTGCTACTCGACCCTTCGAACGCCGTGCTCTTGCGGCATCACACGAACGCCGTCTACCGGCTTGTGAGCGCTCCGATCGTCGTCAAGATCTCTCGCCCGGGCGCGAGAGATGTTGAGTCGACAGTCAACCTCGTCCGTTGGTTGGCCGCGCACGATGTGCCGTCCGTATCCCTTGTTGATGAGATCGAGCAGCCAATCACGGTCGCCGGTTGCGAGATCACGTTGTGGAAATACCTGCCGCAGATACATGAGATCTCAGCAGGGGATATCGCCACCCCGCTCGCCGCATTGCACCGTACGCCGCCGCCTCCAGATCTGCCGCGGTTGGACCCGATGCCCGACGTCGAGCGATCTTTGGCCGCGTCGCGATTCCTGAGCGACGACGAGAAGACGATCCTTCAACAGAGGTCTGACGAGCTAACAACAGCATGGGTGAACCTCAAATTCGACAGCGGTGGTGTGTTGTTGCATACCGACCCACAGCACCGCAATACGTTGTGGGAAGAGTCCGGCAAGCGTGCGGTCTTATGTGACTGGGAGAGTGCGACCATTGGGCCGGCAGAGTGGGACCTGGTCACCATCGAGATTCACTGTCGCCGCTTCGGACACGAGACCAGTCAGATGGATGAGTTCTGCCGCTGGTACGGCCGCGACGTTCGGGACTGGCCCGGCTATGTTGTCGTCCGCGATATCCGTGAGCTGAAGATGATCGCCTCGAACGCGCGGAAGTCTGCTCCGGGCACACCGCATGCGGACGAGGTCCGTCGTCGTATCGCGCTCCTCGATGACGGCCCCGAGCGTCGCTGGTACATCCTTTAA
- a CDS encoding histone-like nucleoid-structuring protein Lsr2, whose protein sequence is MAQKVQVLLVDDVDGSEATETVTFGLDGVSYEIDLSSSNAASLRDGFAKWVDPARRTGGRRATGKAAAAGARQDLNKMREWGRANGYTVSDRGRVSGELQEAYDKAN, encoded by the coding sequence ATGGCACAGAAGGTTCAAGTTCTGCTCGTCGACGACGTCGACGGCTCGGAGGCAACAGAGACAGTGACCTTTGGCCTGGATGGTGTGAGCTACGAGATCGACCTGTCCTCAAGCAACGCGGCCAGTCTTCGTGACGGGTTTGCTAAGTGGGTTGACCCGGCACGTCGCACTGGTGGTCGTCGCGCCACGGGCAAGGCCGCCGCGGCCGGTGCCCGACAGGATCTCAATAAGATGCGCGAGTGGGGCCGGGCCAACGGCTACACGGTGAGCGATCGTGGCCGCGTCTCGGGTGAGCTGCAGGAGGCGTACGACAAGGCGAATTAG
- a CDS encoding zf-TFIIB domain-containing protein gives MSQSLTCPKCQSDMRSYERNRVLVDQCTGCGGIFLDKGELEALAAAENAWHQQAQPEPQQAPGVAHQQQAPAPPAPPQYAAPAPQQPAYPPSGYAQPQQPAPAYATSKQRYAQGYPGGQRYAGSKARYGQHGKRKSFLSELFD, from the coding sequence ATGAGCCAGTCCCTGACCTGTCCCAAGTGCCAGAGCGACATGCGCAGCTACGAGCGCAACCGTGTCCTGGTCGACCAGTGCACCGGGTGCGGCGGCATCTTCCTCGACAAGGGCGAGCTGGAGGCGTTGGCTGCAGCCGAGAACGCCTGGCACCAGCAGGCTCAGCCCGAGCCGCAGCAAGCACCGGGTGTCGCCCACCAGCAGCAGGCGCCGGCGCCCCCGGCTCCACCCCAGTACGCCGCGCCCGCTCCGCAGCAGCCGGCGTACCCGCCGTCCGGTTACGCCCAGCCGCAGCAGCCGGCCCCGGCATACGCCACCTCCAAGCAGCGCTACGCGCAGGGCTACCCGGGCGGTCAGCGCTACGCCGGCTCGAAGGCGCGCTACGGCCAGCACGGCAAGCGCAAGTCGTTCCTCTCGGAGCTGTTCGACTGA
- a CDS encoding glycosyltransferase: MISGPDRPLVRVAQLANFIGPVSGGMKVVVDRLGAAYHRDGVERLLVIPGPEDARARTAAGTVVQIRAPRVRGDYRMIVQPWRVTDVLEEFAPTSLEISDKSTLLPVARWARRAGVPTVLFSHERMGAMLQLRTGLETTVAAPISLLNRILLRQFDTIVVTSDYAAAEFERVPGPRTAQLLRVPLGVDLATFCPVVRPAYDGPLRLVHAGRLSREKSPHLAVATAVALHERGVPVHLDVLGGGPHRDELEELAADAPVTFHGHIGERSRLATLLAAADISLSVCPAETFGLAVLEALACGTPVVTADVGGGRELIDESSGAWGRPDPESLADAVLRLAARPARATRAAARARAGQFAWERCELAMLTIHRELADVVRARRPA; this comes from the coding sequence GTGATCTCCGGTCCGGACCGACCACTCGTGCGCGTCGCGCAGCTCGCCAACTTCATCGGGCCGGTGTCCGGCGGCATGAAGGTCGTCGTCGACCGGCTCGGCGCCGCCTACCACCGCGACGGCGTCGAACGCCTGCTCGTCATCCCCGGCCCGGAGGACGCGCGCGCCCGTACGGCGGCCGGCACCGTCGTACAGATCAGGGCCCCTCGGGTGCGGGGCGACTACCGGATGATCGTGCAGCCGTGGCGCGTGACTGACGTGCTGGAGGAGTTCGCGCCGACGTCGCTGGAGATCTCCGACAAATCGACGCTGCTGCCGGTCGCGCGCTGGGCACGCCGGGCGGGCGTGCCGACCGTGCTCTTCTCGCACGAGCGGATGGGCGCGATGCTCCAGCTGCGCACGGGCTTGGAGACGACCGTCGCCGCCCCGATCTCGCTGCTCAACCGCATCCTGCTCCGCCAGTTCGACACCATCGTGGTCACCTCGGACTACGCGGCTGCTGAGTTCGAGCGGGTGCCAGGCCCGCGCACCGCGCAGCTCCTGCGGGTGCCGCTCGGGGTGGACCTGGCGACGTTCTGTCCCGTGGTGCGACCGGCGTACGACGGTCCGTTGCGGCTGGTGCACGCTGGCCGGCTCTCGCGGGAGAAGAGTCCGCATCTGGCCGTGGCGACCGCAGTCGCCCTCCATGAGCGCGGCGTACCCGTGCACCTCGACGTGCTCGGCGGCGGTCCCCATCGCGACGAGCTCGAGGAGCTCGCGGCCGACGCGCCAGTGACGTTCCACGGGCACATCGGTGAGCGGTCCAGGCTGGCCACCCTCCTGGCCGCGGCCGACATCAGCCTGTCGGTCTGCCCGGCCGAGACGTTCGGGCTGGCGGTGCTCGAGGCCCTCGCGTGCGGTACGCCGGTGGTGACGGCCGATGTCGGCGGCGGGCGTGAGCTGATCGACGAGTCGTCGGGCGCGTGGGGTCGGCCTGATCCCGAGTCGTTGGCTGACGCGGTGCTGCGTCTGGCGGCCCGTCCGGCGCGCGCGACACGTGCCGCGGCACGGGCGCGAGCCGGCCAATTCGCTTGGGAACGTTGCGAACTCGCGATGCTGACGATCCATCGCGAGCTCGCCGACGTCGTACGCGCACGCCGCCCGGCCTAG
- a CDS encoding aldo/keto reductase, producing the protein MAEQLVLGTMYFGGRTDAATSHALIDRFVEAGGRMLDTANCYAFWAGGSGLSEAALGEWLRAKPGADVELASKVGVNPAGDGIEGLGVAVVRRELAASLERLGRERLDVYWAHGEDRSTPDEEVVATFGSLVQEGLVGRIGLSNHPTWRVERFRQLASQQGLPAFDLLQLTTSYVEPRPGAAVEGKDHPYGFANLETADYLATHPDVQLWAYSPLIQGAFDREDRPLPSAYDHPGTTARLAALGAVASEVGAKPGQVVLAWLLARGVRPIIGASSVAQLDEAIEAASLTLTGDQRRRLDEPA; encoded by the coding sequence ATGGCTGAACAGCTCGTCCTCGGCACCATGTACTTCGGCGGACGCACCGACGCCGCGACCTCCCACGCGCTCATCGACCGGTTCGTCGAAGCCGGTGGCCGAATGCTCGATACGGCCAACTGCTACGCCTTCTGGGCCGGGGGCAGCGGCCTCAGTGAGGCTGCGCTCGGCGAGTGGTTGCGTGCCAAGCCGGGCGCCGACGTCGAGCTCGCCTCCAAGGTCGGCGTGAACCCGGCCGGTGACGGCATCGAGGGCTTGGGCGTCGCGGTCGTACGCCGTGAGCTCGCCGCCTCCCTCGAACGCCTGGGCCGGGAGCGGCTCGACGTCTACTGGGCGCACGGTGAGGACCGTTCGACGCCCGACGAGGAGGTTGTGGCGACGTTCGGATCGCTCGTGCAGGAGGGGCTGGTCGGTCGGATCGGCCTGTCCAACCACCCGACCTGGCGGGTCGAGCGGTTCCGGCAGTTGGCGTCCCAGCAGGGGCTGCCGGCGTTCGACCTGCTGCAGCTGACCACGTCGTACGTCGAGCCGCGGCCGGGTGCGGCGGTCGAGGGCAAGGACCATCCGTACGGCTTCGCCAACCTCGAGACGGCGGACTATCTGGCGACGCACCCAGATGTGCAGCTCTGGGCGTACTCACCGCTGATCCAGGGCGCGTTCGACCGCGAAGACCGCCCGCTGCCCTCGGCGTACGACCACCCGGGCACGACGGCACGGCTGGCCGCGCTGGGCGCGGTCGCGTCGGAGGTCGGGGCGAAGCCAGGGCAGGTGGTCCTGGCATGGCTGCTGGCGCGCGGCGTACGCCCGATCATCGGCGCGAGCTCGGTGGCTCAGCTCGATGAAGCGATCGAGGCGGCGTCCCTGACGCTCACGGGCGACCAGCGGCGACGGCTCGACGAGCCTGCTTGA
- a CDS encoding GNAT family N-acetyltransferase — protein sequence MVTTKATVGELTVRPLSADTWDAFADLAERHNGVWGGCWCTFFHTFEAEKTHTVEGNRALKEQLVREGRSHAALVFDGEVAVGWCEYGPPAELPNINHRKQYEKGVDQPPDYRVTCFFVDKHYRRNGVSRTALTGALDLIAEAGGGVVEAYPQDTGGKKITASFLYSVTRSMFEQAGFTYSRPKGKNHCVMTKIVTPLVE from the coding sequence ATGGTGACGACCAAGGCGACGGTGGGCGAGCTGACCGTACGACCGCTCAGCGCGGACACGTGGGACGCCTTTGCGGATCTCGCGGAGCGGCACAACGGGGTGTGGGGCGGCTGCTGGTGCACGTTCTTCCACACCTTCGAGGCGGAGAAGACGCACACCGTTGAGGGCAACCGCGCCCTCAAGGAGCAGCTGGTCCGCGAGGGCCGTTCGCATGCGGCGCTCGTCTTCGACGGCGAGGTCGCGGTGGGCTGGTGCGAGTACGGTCCGCCCGCCGAGCTGCCGAACATCAACCACCGCAAGCAGTACGAGAAGGGCGTCGACCAGCCGCCCGACTACCGGGTGACATGCTTCTTCGTCGACAAGCACTACCGACGGAACGGCGTCTCGCGGACGGCGCTGACCGGCGCGCTGGACCTGATCGCCGAGGCGGGTGGGGGAGTCGTCGAGGCGTACCCGCAGGACACGGGCGGCAAGAAGATCACCGCGTCGTTTCTCTACAGCGTGACCCGCAGCATGTTCGAGCAGGCGGGCTTCACCTACTCGCGGCCCAAGGGCAAGAACCACTGCGTCATGACC